ACAGCTGAGTATGACATCATTTAATTCAAAGTTATATGACGAAGAGTTGGGTTGCTATATTCATTATGATTTGAGAAATAACAAGCCCTTAAGATATATTTCTTCATCATCATTTGCTCCGTTGTTTGCAAACATTCCCGATAAGGAAAGAGCGGCAGAAATGGTAAATACAATGATGACAAAATTTGGTAATCCAGATCAGTATTTATGTGCCTCTTTTGATCCAACTAGTAAGCGGTACAATCCGAAACAATATTGGCGAGGTCCAGTGTGGATCAACCTAAACTGGATGCTATATAGAGGTCTAGCACAATACGGATACAAAAATATTGCGGAAAGAGTAAAGCAAGATACCATAGCATTGATAGAAATTAATGGGTTTTATGAGTATTTTGATGCTCGAAAAGAAGCACATGGAGAAGTACGAGCAGGCTATGGTGGTAATGATTTTTCATGGAGTGCGGCTCTGCTCATAGACATGTTAAGTGATTAATTATAATTTAGAAATATTACGCTAAGATGGAAATACTCAACTTTTCTGACCATTATTTATTAGAAGAAAATTTTGTTAAATTAAGTCCATCAATTAGTAACAACCCTTAAACGTAAATAGTATGAATTGGCTAGACTATAGTATCATTATATTTTACATTGTTTTCTTTTTAGGAATGGGTTTTTTCTTTAAAGATAATAAAGACTCTAAAGATTATTTTTTAGGGGGTAAAAGCCTAGGATGGTTTCCTTTGAGTTTATCTACAATGGCAACCCAATTGTCTGCCATTAGTTTTATTTCTGCTCCCGCCTTTGTTGGTTTAAAATTAAATGGCGGTATGAAATGGTTAACCTTTGAGTTTGCCGTACCATTAGCAATGATATTTATTATGATTGTTATTGTGCCCCCATTATTTAGATCGGGTGTGGTAAGTATCTATGAATTTGTAGAGAAAAGATTTAGTACTTCAACGCGGTTAATTTTAAGTATTGTTTTTCAAATTAGTAGGGCTTTAGGTACGGGTGTAATGGTGTATACTATTGCCATTATATTACAAGCGGTTTTAGACATTGATTTTGTATATACCATTTTAATTATATCTGTTATAACCATCATATACTCTTGGCAAGGAGGGATGAAGGCCGTGGTATGGGGAGACGCTATTCAGATGATTATTTTATTTACAGGCTTAATTATTTGCGTGTATTTCGGCTGGAATTTGGTACAAGAACATGGAGGTCTTGCAAATGGATTTCCCCCAGAACGTTTACAGGTGATTGACTATAATTTAGGTATTGGTAAGGGTAATGAATATGGATTTTGGCCCATGCTTATTGGTGGTTTCTTTTTATATGTATCCTATTATGGTTGTGATCAAACACAGGCTCAACGACTCTTATCTGCTAAAAACGAAAAAACAATACGTACCTTGTTATTGGCAAACGGTTTATTGAGATTTCCAGTAGTTTTGGTGTATTGTACTATGGGTTTAATAATAGGTGGTTTGGTAATGTTAGCTCCTGATTTTTTAGCGGAAATTGCGAGTACTACACAAAAACATTTTCCTGAAGAATTTGCTACTAACGGTATTAAAGTAGATTTAATGGTACCCGTGTTTATCATGAAATATTTACCACACGGACTTATTGGTATTTTAATGGTGGGTATTTTATCTGCGGCCATGTCCTCGTTAAGCTCTACCGTAAATTCACTTTCTGCGGTAACCGTTGAAGATTTTTTTAATAGAGGCGAAAAGAAATTATCACCTAAAAAATATATGGCAATTTCAAAAGCATCTGTTGTGTTTTGGGGTGGTATTTGTATGGCAAGTGCTTTTCTTTTTGGGGGCAGTAAAAGTGCAGTAATAGAAATAATTAATGCTATAGGTTCTGTTTTTTATGGACCCGTTTTAGTTACTTTTTTATTGGCTTTTTTCTCTAAAAAAGTGAATCATATTGGTATGAATGCTGGAATTATCGTTGCCGTATTGGTAAACCTTATTTTTTCAAAAACCATGCAAGAAATATTTCATATAGATTTAGGTTTTGAAATATTTTGGATTTGGTTAAATTTTACAGGTGTAATACTATCGTTGGTAATTGCTTATACCGTGAGTGCTCTAACAAAAAATGTTGAAGTTAAAAGTATTTCAAACTTTAATGTGTCTATAAAAAAATCTGATTTCATGATAAAAGAGGTATATATTTTAGTCGCATTTTTTATAGCAATAGTAATCTTTAGTTATTTCGTACCCACTATTTTTGGATAATCTCAATACAACAACTTATGAAAATTGTTATAGCACCTGATAAATTTAAAGGATCCTTAACGGGATTGGAGTTTTGCGATGCTGTAGCATCAGGTATTCAACATATTAATCCAGAATACATCATTGTAAAATTACCCTTAGCAGATGGAGGAGATGGAACTATTGATGTAGCCAATTATTATCTTGACGGTACTTTTATTACCTCACATGTAAATAATCCTTTATTTAAAGAAGTTGATGCTCAATATTTATATGCCAGTACCACAAAAACGGCATTTATAGAGATGGCAGAAGCCTCAGGTCTTAAACTATTAAGTACTGAAGAACTCGATTGTAAAAGCACCTCAACATATGGTACCGGACAACTTATTTTGGATGCCATAAAAAAAGGGGCTACCCAAATTATTTTGGGTATTGGTGGTAGTGCTACTAACGATTGTGGAACGGGTATGGCGGCGGCACTTGGCTTTCGTTTTTTAGATACCAATAAAAAAGAAGTGTTGGCTGTTGGTAAAAACTTATCAAAAATTAAGTTTATTGATGATAGTCAGGTCAATGCGTCATTAAAAAATGTAACCTTTAAAATTGCCTGCGATGTTACCAATCCGTTATACGGAATAGAGGGAGCAGCTTATGTATATGGCACTCAAAAAGGAGCTTCAACAGAAGATATTAAAATGCTAGATCAAGGATTAAAAGATTTTTCTAAGGTGTTGAATAGTCATTTCAATACCGATGTTCAGCAAATACAAGGTGGTGGAGCAGCTGGTGGAATGGGGGTGGGTACACAACTATTCTTAAATGGAACACTTACTTCTGGTATAGATTTAGTCAAAGAAATTGCTGATTTTGATACCCAAGTTAAAAATGCAGATTGGATTATTACTGGAGAAGGGAAATTAGATGATCAGACGCTATCAGGAAAAACAATTAATGGCGTATTAGCTACGGCATTAGAGCAACAGATTGAAGTCGCTGCTTTTTGTGGTGCCATAGAAATACCTGAATATAGCTTAAGAAAAATGGGAATTGAATATGCGGCTTCTGTAATAGATGTAGCTAAAGATTTAGAAGATGCCATGCAAAACAGCTCCAGTTATTTGACAACAATTGCAGAAAATTTCACAAAAGAAATAGAGAAGAAGCACCGCTTTTAAATATGCTTTTTAAGGAGAATTCTTCCATCTTAAATTACAAAATAAACAAACTGTTTCTATATGCTTCACATGCTCTTAAAATTAGAAGAAAATCTTTAAACGGAGCAATCCCTAACAATTCCTTTTATATATATTTAATTGGTAAATATTTTATAATTTTAAACATTGAAATTGACGATTGAATTTTTAATAGAAATTAAAAAATAATAAAGTATGAGTACTACTAAAAAAGCATATATAGCAGGTGGA
The nucleotide sequence above comes from Aureibaculum algae. Encoded proteins:
- a CDS encoding sodium:solute symporter family transporter: MNWLDYSIIIFYIVFFLGMGFFFKDNKDSKDYFLGGKSLGWFPLSLSTMATQLSAISFISAPAFVGLKLNGGMKWLTFEFAVPLAMIFIMIVIVPPLFRSGVVSIYEFVEKRFSTSTRLILSIVFQISRALGTGVMVYTIAIILQAVLDIDFVYTILIISVITIIYSWQGGMKAVVWGDAIQMIILFTGLIICVYFGWNLVQEHGGLANGFPPERLQVIDYNLGIGKGNEYGFWPMLIGGFFLYVSYYGCDQTQAQRLLSAKNEKTIRTLLLANGLLRFPVVLVYCTMGLIIGGLVMLAPDFLAEIASTTQKHFPEEFATNGIKVDLMVPVFIMKYLPHGLIGILMVGILSAAMSSLSSTVNSLSAVTVEDFFNRGEKKLSPKKYMAISKASVVFWGGICMASAFLFGGSKSAVIEIINAIGSVFYGPVLVTFLLAFFSKKVNHIGMNAGIIVAVLVNLIFSKTMQEIFHIDLGFEIFWIWLNFTGVILSLVIAYTVSALTKNVEVKSISNFNVSIKKSDFMIKEVYILVAFFIAIVIFSYFVPTIFG
- a CDS encoding glycerate kinase, giving the protein MKIVIAPDKFKGSLTGLEFCDAVASGIQHINPEYIIVKLPLADGGDGTIDVANYYLDGTFITSHVNNPLFKEVDAQYLYASTTKTAFIEMAEASGLKLLSTEELDCKSTSTYGTGQLILDAIKKGATQIILGIGGSATNDCGTGMAAALGFRFLDTNKKEVLAVGKNLSKIKFIDDSQVNASLKNVTFKIACDVTNPLYGIEGAAYVYGTQKGASTEDIKMLDQGLKDFSKVLNSHFNTDVQQIQGGGAAGGMGVGTQLFLNGTLTSGIDLVKEIADFDTQVKNADWIITGEGKLDDQTLSGKTINGVLATALEQQIEVAAFCGAIEIPEYSLRKMGIEYAASVIDVAKDLEDAMQNSSSYLTTIAENFTKEIEKKHRF